A single genomic interval of Rhizophagus irregularis chromosome 15, complete sequence harbors:
- a CDS encoding uncharacterized protein (SECRETED:cutsite_TVS-EK; SECRETED:prob_0.6014); SECRETED:SignalP(1-24) codes for MKILSTTLFVVVLELICLVQITVSEKCLEYISPFYQKTKMIDCPMIHSKDSKDKRQTSSKSDNMITVDFQCLIDDKQLCKKVEQVFITAGKFITATLNLKSIISVNAQFLDFCKTYGKCDKDVIILGAAGPARMIPYQDPKENKIRFYPQALYKQMNFPIEHPEFGPNEIMATFNSNTSYWFEGDPLPMLEKQSDMLYVVIHEMIHGLGFTTSWDDYFGIKALTPAIGGTTKPPTPGEITSQSDELQSSQFFELISDKFLVLLPSGKLVSSIADEINKFQFKIETLSSTDGIASEFSVSPQFPIAKNMYNTAMTHGAMGFLTIPPSDQLTREQILNNVIILETSLIPYQHGSSVAHTDFDTYVNSSDFLMLFTYPKTATLGQIMSAVGSTNTTGPIGPKLRLLLGSLGYEVKKEYTPPVKLSSIPIKNYNPSNTYNKNNNNYNDMNNSSFICVNIILNLVCIIIIFFNSIKSLNLSGK; via the exons atgaAGATTCTATCAACAACTTTGTTCGTTGTTGTTCTAGAATTAATATGTTTAGTACAAATAACGGTATCAGAAAAATGTTTAGAATATATAAGtccattttatcaaaaaactAAGATGATTGATTGTCCAATGATACATTCTAAAGATTCTAAAGATAAACGACAAACATCATCAAAATCAGATAATATGATTACCGTAGATTTTCAATGTTTAATAGATGATAaacaattatgtaaaaaagtaGAACAAGTATTTATTACTGCAGGAAAATTTATAACGGcaacattaaatttaaaatcaattataagtGTTAATGCacaatttttagatttttgtaaaacatATGGAAAATGTGATAAGgatgtaataatattaggaGCAGCAGGACCAGCTAGAATGATTCCATATCAAGAtcctaaagaaaataaaataagattttatcCACAAGctttatataaacaaatgaATTTTCCGATTGAACATCCAGAATTTGGACCAAATGAAATTATGGCAACTTTTAATTCAAATACAAGTTATTGGTTTGAAGGGGATCCATTACCTATGTTAGAAAAACAATCAGATATGTTATATGTAGTAATTCATGAAATGATTCATGGTTTAGGATTTACAACTTCGTGGGATGATTATTTTGGTATAAAAGCATTAACACCTGCTATTGGAGGTACTACTAAACCACCTACACCAGGAGAAATTACATCTCAAAGTGATGAATTACAATCATCTCAATTCTTTGAATTAAtatctgataaatttttagttttattaccaAGTGGAAAATTAGTTTCATCTATTGCTgatgaaatcaataaatttcaatttaaaatagaAACATTATCATCTACAGATGGAATAGCTAGTGAATTTAGTGTTTCACCACAATTTCCAATTgctaaaaatatgtataatactGCTATGACACATGGTGCAATGGGTTTTCTAACTATACCACCTAGTGATCAATTAACTCGAGAACAAATccttaataatgttattatattagaaactAGTTTAATTCCTTATCAACATGGTTCAAGTGTTGCACATACAGATTTTGATACTTATGTGAATAGTAGTGATTTTCTAATGCTATTTACATACCCTAAAACAGCAACTCTTGGCCAAATAATGTCTGCAGTTGGTAGTACTAATACTACTGGTCCCATCGGTCCTAAATTAAGACTTTTATTGGGAAGTCTTGG GTATgaagttaaaaaagaatatacacCTCCAGTAAAATTATCTAGCAtaccaattaaaaattataatcccTCCAATacatataacaaaaataataacaactaTAATGATATGAACAATTCTTCATTTATTtgtgttaatataatattaaatttagtttgtataataataattttttttaatagcattAA ATCTTTGAATTTATCTGGAAAATGA